From one Candidatus Neomarinimicrobiota bacterium genomic stretch:
- a CDS encoding XdhC family protein yields MRKSELFKRISELLNEGKSFAVGTLLEVKGSVPQKSGTKMIVFPDSSIEFTIGGGPFEARVIHDSIDLMKNGGGSEIKKYELTEDSLGMFCQGVAKVLIECFHPEANLIIFGAGHVGYAFANLASQLGIFNITVADDRPEFADADRFNGSINVVLTDRDYKDNLPEVDANSMVVIITRCHPTDKGLVKRYATSDAAYVGMIGSKSKRKILFKELEKEGVPKEALDKVHSPIGIQLGGKEPSEIAVSILAEIVKVKNEVFG; encoded by the coding sequence ATGAGAAAGAGTGAACTGTTCAAAAGAATATCGGAGCTTCTAAATGAAGGAAAATCATTTGCCGTAGGAACGCTCTTAGAAGTAAAAGGCTCTGTTCCGCAAAAATCGGGGACTAAGATGATAGTCTTTCCCGATTCTTCCATCGAGTTCACTATCGGCGGCGGACCATTCGAAGCCCGGGTCATTCATGATTCTATCGATCTAATGAAAAACGGCGGCGGCAGTGAGATAAAGAAGTACGAGTTGACAGAAGATTCGCTCGGTATGTTCTGTCAGGGAGTTGCAAAAGTACTTATAGAATGTTTTCATCCTGAGGCAAACCTCATTATATTTGGTGCAGGGCATGTAGGCTATGCATTCGCCAACCTTGCCTCACAGCTGGGCATATTCAATATCACCGTAGCTGATGATAGGCCTGAGTTTGCTGATGCCGACCGTTTTAACGGAAGCATAAATGTTGTGTTGACAGACAGAGACTACAAAGATAACCTGCCTGAGGTGGACGCGAACTCTATGGTCGTCATAATTACCCGGTGTCACCCAACGGACAAGGGTCTTGTGAAACGATACGCTACCTCAGATGCGGCTTATGTGGGAATGATAGGCAGCAAATCCAAGCGGAAAATATTATTCAAAGAACTCGAAAAAGAAGGAGTTCCGAAAGAAGCGCTTGATAAGGTTCATTCTCCTATAGGTATTCAACTCGGAGGTAAAGAACCGTCCGAAATCGCCGTGAGTATTCTCGCGGAAATCGTGAAAGTGAAAAATGAAGTGTTCGGATAA
- the moaA gene encoding GTP 3',8-cyclase MoaA: protein MKLADEFGRIVGDLRISVTERCNFKCVYCLPDGDHVHGKKSDLLTFEEIERLTAIFVKLGISKIRITGGEPLIRRDLHLLINKINRIDETLDIAITTNGYFLKEQIKELASAGLKRVNLSIDTLNPAKFVLLTGMNSLDRVLESLKAVEDAGIDNIKFNAVVMRGYNDDEIIDLADFSRQTGHVMRFIEFMPLDQGKSWSRDSVVPADEIFNKINEHRKLIPLQANTESETARRYAFEDGLGEIGIIASVTQPFCGNCNRIRLTADGKIRTCLFSHSEQDLKPLIRDNASDEEIVEFLKSSIKLKEWGHKINDPEFVQPERTMSYIGG from the coding sequence ATGAAGTTAGCGGACGAATTCGGACGGATCGTCGGAGATTTACGCATCTCCGTTACTGAACGATGCAATTTCAAATGTGTCTATTGCCTGCCGGACGGTGATCATGTGCACGGCAAGAAGTCAGATCTTCTGACATTTGAGGAGATAGAACGCCTCACCGCCATATTTGTCAAACTTGGCATCAGTAAGATACGCATCACGGGCGGGGAACCGCTGATCCGGCGCGATCTACATCTTCTGATCAACAAAATTAACCGGATAGACGAAACTCTGGACATTGCGATCACCACGAACGGTTACTTCCTCAAAGAACAGATAAAGGAACTTGCCTCTGCCGGTCTTAAAAGAGTCAACCTGAGCATAGATACGCTAAATCCCGCGAAGTTTGTTCTCCTGACAGGTATGAATAGTCTCGACCGTGTATTGGAATCGCTCAAGGCTGTCGAGGATGCCGGTATAGACAATATAAAGTTCAACGCAGTAGTAATGCGAGGTTACAATGACGACGAAATTATCGACCTCGCCGATTTTTCCCGGCAGACAGGGCATGTTATGCGCTTTATCGAGTTTATGCCTTTAGATCAGGGCAAATCTTGGAGCCGTGATTCGGTTGTACCGGCGGATGAAATATTCAACAAAATTAACGAACATAGAAAGTTGATCCCGTTACAAGCGAACACTGAATCGGAAACTGCAAGGCGTTACGCATTTGAGGACGGGTTAGGTGAGATAGGGATCATCGCTTCGGTTACCCAACCATTCTGCGGCAACTGCAACAGAATCCGGCTTACTGCCGACGGAAAAATCCGCACCTGTCTATTCTCTCATTCGGAACAGGATCTGAAACCGCTGATTCGAGATAATGCTTCCGACGAGGAGATCGTAGAATTTCTCAAGTCATCGATTAAACTGAAAGAATGGGGTCACAAAATCAACGATCCCGAGTTCGTTCAGCCGGAGCGCACTATGTCTTACATCGGAGGATAA